The nucleotide sequence CTCCAATACCCCGCACTCGATGCTTCTCCCCCAAAGGTTCACATCGATGGAATAGTCGCTCTCGGGAGGGACGGGGATATCGTACTTCTTGGCGTAGGCTACCTCCTGCTCACGCGTCATCCCCCACTCTCGGGCCGGAGCGATAATCTTGAGGTGAGGTGCAAGGGCCATGGTGCTTACGTCGAAGCGCACCTGGTCATTCCCCTTACCGGTGCAGCCATGAGCCACCGCCGATGCACCCTGCTCATTGGCAGTGTCCACCATTAGTTTGACGATTAGAGGACGAGCCAATGCCGTCGCCAGCGGATATTGCCCCTCATAGAGGGCATCGGCCTTTAAGGCGGGAAAAACGAAGTGTTTGACAAAAATCTCCCTGGCATCGACCACCAGAGACTCTACCGCCCCTACCTTAAGCGCCTTCTGCTGAATAGCGGGCAGGTCCCGCTCGCTCCCCACATCCACCATCAGGGCGATGACATCCATGTGATAGTTTTCAGCGAGCCACCTGATGGCTACCGAGGTATCGAGCCCCCCGCTATATGCCAGCACTACCTTCTCTGCCATTTTTTACCTCACATTCTATTTTTAAACTCACACTCCGGGATTTCTAATTTGGCCGTTACGATTTAACCGTTCTCACCCTGGCTAAAACCCTCTCGAGGATACCCATCGCTTTATCCACCTCGCTCTCACCGATAATAAGCGGTGGCATGAAGCGGATGGCGTTGGGCTTTACCGCGTTGAGCAGCAAGCCCTCCTCGAGGCAGGATTTCACCACACCATCAGCGATGTCACTGGATAACTCGACAGCCACCAGAAGGCCTCGCCCCCTGACCTCAACGATATTTTCAAACTTAGCCTTCAGTCCCTGAAGGCTGGCCTGCAGATAATTTCCCACCTGTCGACAATTTTCCACGATATTGTGCTCCAGGATATAATTCAGGGTAGCGTAGGCCGCGGCGCAGGCGAGGGGATTGCCACCGAAGGTGGAACCATGATCCCCCGGACCAAAGACGGAGGCTCTCTCCTTTGCCAGGAAGGCACCTATCGGCACACCGCCCCCCAATCCCTTGGCCAGTGTCATTATGTCCGGCTCAATGCCACAGTGCTGGTATGCAAATAGCGTCCCGGTTCGCCCCATCCCGGTTTGAATCTCGTCCAGGATGAGCAGGATGCCCTGTTCATCGCACCAGGAGCGCACCTGTTTCAGGTAACCATCATCGGGAACATTTACCCCTCCCTCTCCCTGAATAGCCTCCAGCATCACGGCACAGATCTTTTTACCCGTGGCTCGCTTGATGGCACCGATATCATTGTAATCCACATGGACAAAGCCTTCAGGCAATGGAACGTATGGCTCCTGATGCTTGAGCTGCCCGGTTGCGGCGACCATCGCCAGGGTGCGACCATGAAAGGAGTTAATAGCCGTAATGACCTCATAGGCACCATCCAGATGGAGCCTGCCATATCTGCGGGCGAGCTTTACCGCCCCTTCAGTGGCCTCAGCACCGCTATTGCAGAAGAAGACCCTGTCCAGGCAGCTATTCTCGATAAGAAGCTCCGCCAGGCGTATCTGGGGCACAGTATAAAATTGATTTGACGTCTGGATCAGGGTGCGCGCCTGCTCCGAAACGGCGTGCACTATTTCAGGGTGGGCGTGGCCCAGGACATTCACCGCCCATCCGCCGACAAAGTCGAGGTACTCCCTCCCCCTGTCATCCCAAACCCTCGCCCCTTCACCCCGCACCAGGGTCACCGGCAGACGCTTGAAGGTGTTCATCAGGTATTTTCGTTCCAGTTCCTGCCAATCTGTCATGGGTTTTTACTCCCAGGCAATTATCGTCCCGTTTTCCCTTCCTCTTACCGCCTCAGCCAGCGCATGAGGCACCCGACCATCTACGATCTGGGTTAGCGGCACGGTGGTGAGGGCAGTAAGGCACGCCTCCACCTTGGGGATCATCCCGCCGGCAATAACACCCGAGTTGATGAGCGAGCGCGCCTCATCGGGCAAGATGCGGGACAGCAGCTTCCCCGAGCCATCTATGACTCCGGCCACATCGGTGAGCAGGATGAGCATCTCCGCCCCGAGGGCGGCGGCGAGCGCACCGGCAGCAGGATCGGCATTGACATTTAGCGGCTTCGCTTTCTCGACCCCAAAGCCCGAGGGGGCAACCACGGGAATATAGCCCTCCTTCAGCAGGATCTCCAAAGGCTCCGGGTTAACCTTCACCACCTCCCCGATGAGACCGAGCTCCTCACTCCTAACCTTTGCCTCGATGAGGCGACCGTCGATGCCGCTTAGGCCCATCGCCCGCCCGCCCCGCGACTGGATGGCGGCCACAAGCTCCTTATTGACCACGCCACAGAGCACCCCGACCACCACCTGGAGCGTCTGGTGATCCGGCGTTGCCCTCAGCCCATCGACAATCCTGGTGGCGATGCCCAGCCTCGATAGCCAATCGGTCACCACATTGGCGCCGCCATGGACCACCACCAGGCTCTTACCCTCTATCTGCAGTGCGACCAGGTCCTCGATGACCCCGATAAAATCGGGGCTGCCGAAGGTACTTCCTCCGATCTTGACTACGATGGGCTTTTTCATCTTCCCGACCTTTACCCGACTGCCTCTGAGCTTCCTCTCAGGTCGTATATTCACTGTTTATGGTAACATATTCCGCCGACAGGTCGCAGCCCCAGGCGGTCGCCGCGAAGTCCCCCAGATTGAGGCACACCCTGATGGGCACCTCAGCCCCTCGCATCGCCGCCCTCACCTTTTCTTCGTCGAAGGTATGGGGCGAGCCCCCAGCGACGAGGCGTATATCATTCAGGAAAAGGTCTATCCGCGCCCCATCTATCTCGGCGCCGCTGCGGCCCAGGGCGGCGACAATCCGCCCCCAGTTGGGGTCACACCCATGAACCGCCGCCTTGACCAGAGGGGAGCCGGCTATGGTGCGCGCCGCCACCCGGGCATCGTCGAGGGTGAGCGCCCCGTCAACGGTAACCTCGATGAGCCTGGTCGCCCCCTCACCATCGCGGGCGATGCGCCGGGCAAGATAGTTGCAGACCTCCGTCAGCGCTGCTTGAAATTCCTCCGCCTGTTTGGTGCCCTCCCCGATGCTCCCCACCACCCCACTGGTACCGTTGGCAAGGATCAACACCGTATCATTGGGGCTGGTATCGCCATCTACGGTAACCATATTGAAGGAGGTATCCACCGCCTCCCCAAGCGCCTTCTCCAGGAAATGGGCATCGATAGCGGCATCGGTAGCCAGAAAACAGAGCAGCGTTCCCAGATTGGGATGGATCATCCCCGACCCCTTGGCAATGCCCCCGATAGTAAATTCGTCGTCATCAGCGGCCACCGCTACCTCCTTAGTACAGGTATCGGTGGTCAGGATGGCCCGCGCCAGCTCATGACCCCCCTCCTGCGATAGGGCAACCCTTTCTATACCTATCCCTATAAGGTCGATGGGAAGCCGCTCACCAATTACGCCGGTGCTGGCGACCAGCACGTCCTGAGGTTCGATCCCCAGCCGCCTTGCCGCCAGTCTCGCCATCTCGGCGGCATCCTCAAGCCCCTGCTCGCCGATGCAGGCATTGGCGCAGCCGGCATTGGCTACAATCGCTTGCGACTTCCCCGCGGCGATATGCCTCTGGCACCAGATGACCGGTGCCGCCTTGATCCTGTTGGTGGTGAAAAGCCCGGCAGCAACGCAGGATACCTCTGAGTAGAGGATGCCCAGATCAAGATCGCCCTTAGTCTTGAGTCCGGCGCGTGTTGCTCCAGCAAGAAAGCCCCTGGGAGAAGTGACCGTGCCGCCGGGTAGTGTCTTCACAGGCGAACTATATCACACCGATATGGCCGAGGCAAGAAGAGACGACTGCTATTACATATGCGGATAGCGTAGGTGCCAGATACGCCTCCGAGATTAAGAGACACTACCGCTGAGCGGATAGCTTAGAACCCGTTTATCGTTTGTCATGAATCACATTTTCTTCTTCGGCTTCGCTTTCTTCTTACCCCTCTCAACGAGCCTTCGCCCAGCTACATCCAGCGCCTTGCCCGCCCACAATCGCAGATTCCCTTCGTCCTCCAGCACGTCCGCCGGCACCTCGTAAAACTGCATGGTCTGCCCGCCGGACCTGAAAGGCCCCATGCCCGCCGCCTCATAATCCGCCCTGTTCACATCGTCCACCTTGAAATACAGCACATCCTCAGCGATCAGAGCGCAGAACAAGCCTTCGAAATAGATACCGACGCCGCCGAACAT is from Dehalococcoidia bacterium and encodes:
- a CDS encoding acetylornithine transaminase; translation: MTDWQELERKYLMNTFKRLPVTLVRGEGARVWDDRGREYLDFVGGWAVNVLGHAHPEIVHAVSEQARTLIQTSNQFYTVPQIRLAELLIENSCLDRVFFCNSGAEATEGAVKLARRYGRLHLDGAYEVITAINSFHGRTLAMVAATGQLKHQEPYVPLPEGFVHVDYNDIGAIKRATGKKICAVMLEAIQGEGGVNVPDDGYLKQVRSWCDEQGILLILDEIQTGMGRTGTLFAYQHCGIEPDIMTLAKGLGGGVPIGAFLAKERASVFGPGDHGSTFGGNPLACAAAYATLNYILEHNIVENCRQVGNYLQASLQGLKAKFENIVEVRGRGLLVAVELSSDIADGVVKSCLEEGLLLNAVKPNAIRFMPPLIIGESEVDKAMGILERVLARVRTVKS
- the argB gene encoding acetylglutamate kinase codes for the protein MKKPIVVKIGGSTFGSPDFIGVIEDLVALQIEGKSLVVVHGGANVVTDWLSRLGIATRIVDGLRATPDHQTLQVVVGVLCGVVNKELVAAIQSRGGRAMGLSGIDGRLIEAKVRSEELGLIGEVVKVNPEPLEILLKEGYIPVVAPSGFGVEKAKPLNVNADPAAGALAAALGAEMLILLTDVAGVIDGSGKLLSRILPDEARSLINSGVIAGGMIPKVEACLTALTTVPLTQIVDGRVPHALAEAVRGRENGTIIAWE
- the argJ gene encoding bifunctional glutamate N-acetyltransferase/amino-acid acetyltransferase ArgJ; translated protein: MKTLPGGTVTSPRGFLAGATRAGLKTKGDLDLGILYSEVSCVAAGLFTTNRIKAAPVIWCQRHIAAGKSQAIVANAGCANACIGEQGLEDAAEMARLAARRLGIEPQDVLVASTGVIGERLPIDLIGIGIERVALSQEGGHELARAILTTDTCTKEVAVAADDDEFTIGGIAKGSGMIHPNLGTLLCFLATDAAIDAHFLEKALGEAVDTSFNMVTVDGDTSPNDTVLILANGTSGVVGSIGEGTKQAEEFQAALTEVCNYLARRIARDGEGATRLIEVTVDGALTLDDARVAARTIAGSPLVKAAVHGCDPNWGRIVAALGRSGAEIDGARIDLFLNDIRLVAGGSPHTFDEEKVRAAMRGAEVPIRVCLNLGDFAATAWGCDLSAEYVTINSEYTT
- a CDS encoding TfoX/Sxy family protein, with translation MPVNEGYREYVMERLECVGQVTARSMFGGVGIYFEGLFCALIAEDVLYFKVDDVNRADYEAAGMGPFRSGGQTMQFYEVPADVLEDEGNLRLWAGKALDVAGRRLVERGKKKAKPKKKM